The stretch of DNA GGGGCCTCGCTCCTCCTACACCTCCTCAGGTCCTGCAGGGTAGACGACTCGTTATCGTAGGTCTGGAGCGCCACGAGCCTCGTGTACTCCACCGGGTCCTCCGGGAGACTGTAGCCAAGCATGGAGGCCACCAGCCCGACCTCGGAGGCAGCCCTCGACGCCAGCCTCCACGCCTCCCTGCTCTCTACAACAAACCCGTTCCTCGAGCCGAGTATGGTGGTGACCAGGTTTATCGCCGAGTTCGCCGCAGCCTTCAGCCACCTCCACGCCTCTATGTCTCCCGCCAGGAGTGCGGGCGCCCCGCCCCTCCGGAGTATCTCGAATGATTCGAAAGCGGCGCCGCTGACCCCGCCTCTAGACCCTACTATAAGCCTGCCTAACCCTGCGACCCGCGCCAGCCCTGGCTCGAGAGAGGCTACCCCGCTCTCCACAACTATAGCCGCGGCATCTACACCCAGATCCAAAGCCTTCTCATAACCCCCCCACCCGTTGCCCGCGACGGCGACCATCTCGGAGAACTCCGCTGCAGCCTCCACAGCGGCCGCGGCGTCGTAGGCCTTCACAGATATGAAGGAGAGCCTACACCCCCGGGGCGGTGTACCCACGTAGGGCTCCAGAGGCACATAGGCGTCTACGACGCCGTAGAGCCTGAGACCCGCCTGGAGCCTCATTGCCTGAGACCGCCTTCTAACCACTGCTATAGGCGTATCGCCTGTCCCCCGGTAAACATAGTATGCCAGTAGGCTCCCCACGCCACCCAGCCCGACTATACAGTAGGCTCCCACACCGCCTACCCCGAGGCCCGGCCTGACCTGCACTTACCTTGCCTGGGAGGAGGTGTTGTATGGTGGACCGGCCGGGATTTGAACCCGGGGCCTCCCGGATGCCAACCGGGCGCTCTTCCAGGCTGAGCTACCGGCCCACACCCGCGCCTCCGCTGGAGGCGCGGCGCCCCAGGATACCTATCATATCTTTTTGAAGAGGTTTTAAGGATTAGGCCTTCCCTAGGCTGGAGGGTGGCCGTAAAACCCCTGGGGGCTCTCTAGTTTTTGAGGTGGACGGTCTTGCCGGGGGCGGTGCACTCTCTGAGGGGTACTGTGTTCTGGAGCGAGACTGACGCGGCGCAGATAGCCCATTTCAGCACTTTCTTCAAGATATGTGAGTGGGCTGAAGAGGACTTTTTCAGGAGGGCGCTGGGGGACGAGGCTTTCCACGGCGTCCTCGAGTCTAACGTCATGTTCCCCAGGGTTAGGGCTGAGTGCACCTACCACTACCCATTGCACGTCCACGATGACTTCAGGGTTGATATAGTGGACGTGGTTATAGGGGTTAAGAGCATAACGTACACCTTCAAGGTGTGGAACGAGACCCACTCGACCCTCTCGGCGGAGTGCAGGCTGGTGACGGTGGCTGTCGACCCGAGGGGGTTCAAGTCCGTAGAGGTTCCTGGCTACATAAGGGAGAGGCTGCTGGAGGCTGGGGCCCGCCGGGCTGAGAGTGGAGGGCGGTAGAGGGTTCGTCGGCCAACCTCTTTAACCTCCCAAAGACTATACTCTATTGCCAGTGGGGATGCCGCGGGTTGCCTGCGCCTCTCAGAAAGGTTGTCCTCGACGTGCTGAAGCCCATAAGGGGCCCCTCCATAATTGATGTGAGCAGGGAGGTGGCCGCCCTCCCCGGGATAGAGGGTGTGAACATTACTGTAAAGGAGATAGATGTCGAGACTGTAACGCTAACCATGACTATAGAGGGTAGCGACATAGACTATGGCTCTGTGGAGAAGAAGCTGGAGGAGCTGGGGTGCATAGTCCACAGCATAGACCAGGCTGTAGCCGGTAAGAAAATAGTGGAGCAGGAGGAGGTGGAGCAGGGGGAGTAGGGGGCCCGCTGCAGCAGGGAGACTCCTCACTCCTCCAACTCTATCTCGACAGGTGTTTCCCCCTCTAGCGTCCACGCCTTAACCTCTCCTGGGCAGGCTATTAGCCAGACCCCGGGCCACCTCTTCATCCCCTCCACATCCTTCCCGCTCGGGCTTGGAGGGCAGGTTGTGTGGGTGTGGTAGACTCCGACAACCTCCAGCCCCAGCTTCTCCGCCGCCCTGTGTGCCTGGACCACCTGCCAGGGGTCTGACTCGAACTCCTCCGGGCTCTGCTTCAGATTGTCCGTCCTGTAGAGTATGTAGGCGTAGACGGTGTCCCCCCTCCTGGCGCCTATCACCAGGCCGGCCTCCTCGTTATGGGCTAGCGCCATCAGCTTGAGGACCTGCCTCAACGGCCCTATGCTAGCCTTCAAGGCTGACCAGCCTCGCCTCCATGGACTCCAGGTCTAGTATTGCTGCCGAGGGCTTTTCTAGGGAGCCTCCCCCGTCGCCGGGGTTTAAGACTAGGGAGCCTCCCACCCTCTCAACCCTAGCCTTATGCGTGTGGCCGTAGAGAACTGCGTCCCACCTGCCGCTCGAGGCTAGGGCGTCGACCAGCTCTACAGTGTTCTCCGGCGACCCGAAGCCGTGGAGCAGAAGGAGCCTCCTACCGCCTATGGAGACCGTGGCCGGGGGGTCGAGGAGAGAGGCTCCAAAACCCCCTGCAACCCTCGAAAGCCCCAGCCTCTCGCCATCGTTGTTGCCGAACACCCCGTAGAACACGGCCTTACCGCCGACTACCCCTAGGAGCTCTGCCAGTGTGAAGGGCGCCACGTAGTCTCCGAGGTGTATCACAGCCTCAACCCTCTCGCGGGCGAAGATCTCCCCCGCCCTCCTGGCTAGGGCCAGGTTATCGTGGGTATCGCTGATAACCCCCACAAGCAAGGACGGCGCACCCACAATCCTAACTCGCACAGGGGGCTCGGATTAATTTGATCCCACTGCAGCTAGGATCCCGTGGAGGTGGATGATATTTGGAGGGTCTGAAGAACCTGGTGGTGGAGGATCTTTCGAAGCTCTGGATAGAGTACGACAGGAACACGGACACCCTCTACATAAACTTCGGCGAGGGGGAGCCTGACGAGAGCGTGCTTATAGGGGATAATGTGATTGCTAACATTAGGGAGGGGAGGCTGATTAGCATTATAGTGACCGACTTCTCGAGGCTGGCGGGCCTTTAGGGGGCCCCAGGGGCCGGGTGGAGGGGCTATGGCCAGGGGTATCAAGCTTGTAATATTCGACGTTGACGGCGTCCTCGTCGAGGTTAAGAGCAGCTGGGGGTATATCCACAGGAGGCTGGGGGTTGAGGAGGAGGCTATGAAGGTTAAGGAGATGTTCGAGAGGGGCTCTATAGACTATATAGAGTGGATGCGGCTCGACACGGAGCTCTGGATAAGGGCCTCGGGGGGCAGGCTGCATAGGAGCAGGCTCATGGAGATAGTGGGGGAGATCCCTGTCAGGAAGGAGGCTTTCGAGGCTGTGAGGATGCTCCGCCGCATGGGGCTTAGGATAGGGCTTGTCAGCAGCGGTATAGACCTGCTTGTGAGGCGTGTAGCGGCTGAGATAGGGGCCGACGCGTGGGCCTCCAACAGGCTGTTATTCGACAAGAACGGCTTCCTGCAGCCCGGCGGCTCGCCCCTGGTAGGTGTTGACAAGCGGGGTGCCGTCACTAGGATGGCATACGAGCTCGGGGCCAGTCTTGAGGAGGTTGCCTACGTGGGCGACAGCAGGTGGGACGCTAGCGCGATGAGCATAGTGGGCCTCCCCATAGCCTATAACGATGGGGGGGAGCTTGACGGGGTGGCCAGGGCTAGGGTTGATAGCCTTCTGGATGTGCCGAGGGTGGTGGCGGAGTGGGGAAGGGCGAGGGCGAGGTAGCCGGGTGCAAAGCCGCGGCGAGGCTCGGGGTTGAGGGTGTATTTGTTGAAGAATGCTTCGACGGCAGTTACTGCAGAAACCTGGAGAGGATTGGCTACCTGAGGAAAGGGAGGCTCGAGCCCCTGGAGGCGGCTTACCAGGCCTCCCGGGGCATGCTGTGCATGGGGGAGACCAGAGGATGGGCGGCGGCTGTCGAGGTGATAGCCGGGTTAGGCCTGAGCCTGGACACAGCTCTAGTCTACTTCGACCTGAGGAGGAAGGGTAGGAAGCCCTTGGTGGGGGTGAGGAGGGGCACCCTGGTCTACGAGCACGGCGGCCGCGTCTACGAGGTCCTCGTTCTCAGCGAGGGCTACCCACTGAAGATAGGAAGCCTGGTAGAGTGGAGCAGGGGGGCATCGATGGACAACCACTCGCCCATAGTAGCCATAGTGGATAGGACTGGCCTGATAACCTACTACGAGGCTAGGGCTGTCAGGAGCATACAATAGGCCTCTCCAATATTTCACCGGCTGGCCGCTAATAGTATGGTTGGAGATGGCGTGTAATGCGGGATATAGACCCTTCCCTGAGGCGTGAGATAGAGTCGCTCGAGAGGTTCCTCAAGGTTAAGCCTCTTTACTTCGACTTCGATGAGGGCGTGTTCGTATGGCTCGACACCAGGCTGATCCCATTCAGGGAGGTTTACCGGAGGACGAGTGACTACAGGCGTGTTGCCAGGGCAATTGTGGACATGGAGATAAGGGGGGCCCCGGCTATAGGTGTGGCTGCGGCCTACGCGCTAGCCCTGGCAGCAGCCGAGGCTGCCTCAAGGGGTGGCGAGGGCTTTATCGAGGCTCTCTCTGAGGCTAGGAGGGAGATTGAGTCCACTAGGCCTACTGCTTACAACCTCTTCTGGGCGACGGCCAGGGTCTACGGCGCGGTATCCGAGGCTTTCAGGAGGTCGGGCGTGGACGCCGCGGTCAGGGCGGGGCTGGAGGAGGCTACCAGGATTTACGTGGAGGATGTCAGGGGTAACGTTGAGATAGGCAGGGTTGGGGCCAGGCTTCTGGAGAGCGGGGACACGGTGCTAACCCACTGCAACACCGGGGCGTTGGCTACAGCGGGCTTCGGCACGGCCTTGGGGGTTATACGTTATGCGTGGATGGAGGGGAAGGATATAAGGGTTATAACGACGGAGACCAGGCCTGTGCTTCAGGGCGCCAGGCTTAACGTGTGGGAGCTTAGGAAGGAGGGTATACCGTTCAAGCTCGTAGTTGATAGTGCCGTCGGGCTTATAATGAGCCGGGGGATGGTTTCCAAGGCTATAGTAGGGGCTGACAGGATAGTGTCGACAGGCCACACAGCAAACAAGATAGGCACCTACATGGTGGCCATGGCTGCGAGTAGGCACGGCGTGCCGTTCTACGTGGCAGCCCCGGCAAGCACATTCCAGCCCGACGCAGGGCCTGAAGCCATAGTGATAGAGGAGAGGAGCCCAGATGAGGTTAGGGGGGTTATCAGCGAGGCGGGGTATGTGAGGATAACCTTGGGCGACGTAGAAGCCTACAACCCGAGCTTCGACGTGACCCCGCCAGAGCTAATAACAGCGTTCATAACTGACAGGGGTGTTATCGAGCCCCCATTCGACGTGAACATACGAAGGACCCTGGAAGACTAGAATGGTTACTACCAGCCGCCGCCTTGTCTATGCCTCCGCACCACCGACTATGGACCCTGACGGCAGTCTTACCTTCGGTAGGGAGGCCTCTATCTCGCCTCTATACGGCTCGAGCCATTCTGGAAGCACTAGCCGCGAGCCAAGCCTCTCTACAGGCTCATCGACGGTGAATCCCGGTCCTATAGTAGCTATCTCGTATAGAACTCCCCCGGGCTCTCTGAAGTATATCGACGTGAACCACTTCCTGTCTATTACGGGCGTTACATTATACCCTCTTTTAACAAGTTTTTCTCTATGAACAGCCAGCTCCCTTAGATCCTTGACTGCAAATGCCACGTGGTGAACCGTGCCAGCTCCCAGTCTACCAGGTGCAGCTTCTCTAGGACACAATAGCTCCACGACCCTGCCCGGCCCTCCTCCCCCAATAGTATATACCGCATACTCCTCTCCCTCGTCAGCCTTCTCGAACCCCAGTATATCCTCTAGGAAATAGCCGCTGGTATGACAGTCTCTAACCATAATCACCACGCTATAGAATCCCCGGGGGAAGTGCTCCTTAGGCACTCCTCCACCGCTCCACGGCTTAACATCTACATAGGATGGTCTATCGCTTGCTTGTAGAGATAAGCCTAAGCCGTCCCAGTCTACAAAATTTATTCTAACTCCCTCGCTATTCTCCTCCAAACCCAGCAGGGTAACGTTAAACCGCTTAAACCTATCAATCCAGTATTTAACAGAGTCTGGGTGTATCGTGTATATGATCCTAACTGCCTGGCCGTACCCGGGGACTCCTCTAGGTAGCCTGGGATAGGGGAAAAACGTCAAGTCACTCCCAGGGTTTCCTTCGTAATCGGCGTAGAAGAAATGGTATACATTGGGCTCGTCCTGGTTTACAGAGACTTTTACCAACCTGAGGCCGAGCACTTTGGTGTAAAAGTATATATTAGCCTGTGGGTCTGCCGAAAGGGCTGTTATGTGGTGTAAGCCCATTATGGACGACATTGAAATCCTCGCCAGAGGCGGTGAATTTACTAGCGGTCGTTATAACCCAATATATGTATTAACCTGTTACACTAATTTTGAGGTAAAGATCATACCTGACGGTGTAAAAGATGGCTGCATCACTTGCCGCAATGACGCCAGGGTTTGAGTCTTAACTCGCCTACTCGCCTAGTGTAGCCTATTCTTGGCGAGGCTGTTCTACTCCAATTAATATTATCCTTCTACCGCGACCATGCTAACAATTGGAGGTGCAGGTTATGGCTTCCCCTCCTTGCACTACCGAGGAGCTCTCGCCTCCCCCAGGGGGTTCTCTAGTCGAGTATAGCGGCGGCAGCCTTAGGGTCCCCGATAACCCTGTTGTTGCGTTCATAAGGGGCGACGGCGTGGGCCCCGAGGTTGTTGAGAGCGCTCTAAAGGTTGTGGACGCCGCCGTGAAGAAGGTTTACGGGGGGTCTAGGAGGATAGTCTGGTGGGAGCTCCTGGCTGGCCATCTCGCCCGGGAGAAGTGCGGCGAGCTGCTTCCCAAGGCGACGCTGGAGGGTATAAGGCTTGCCAGGGTCGCGCTCAAGGGGCCCTTGGAGACTCCCGTGGGCACGGGCTATAGAAGCCTTAACGTGGCTATACGCCAGGCGCTAGACCTCTACGCTAACATAAGGCCTGTGAGGTACTACGGCCAGCCAGCCCCCCACAAGTATGCGGATAGGGTTGACATGGTGATATTCAGGGAGAACACGGAGGACGTGTACGCCGGTATAGAGTGGCCTCATGACAGCCCTGAGGCTGCGAGGATTAGGAGGTTCCTCGCAGAGGAGTTCGGGATATCGATAAGGGAGGACGCCGGCATAGGGGTTAAGCCGATAAGCAGGTTTGCAACTAGGCGTCTTATGGAGAGGGCTCTCGAGTGGGCCCTCAGGAACGGCAACACAGTAGTCACTATAATGCACAAGGGCAACATAATGAAGTACACTGAAGGGGCTTTCATGAGGTGGGCCTATGAGGTGGCGCTGGAGAAGTTTAGGGAGCATGTGGTTACGGAGCAGGAGGTCCAGGAGAAGTATGGGGGGGTTAGGCCCGAGGGCAAGATACTTGTTAACGACAGGATAGCCGACAACATGCTGCAGCAGATTATAACCAGGCCCTGGGACTACCAGGTCATAGTGGCGCCAAACCTCAACGGCGACTACATAAGCGACGCTGCGAGCGCCCTCGTCGGAGGCATAGGCATGGCCGCGGGGATGAACATGGGCGACGGCATAGCTGTCGCCGAGCCGGTTCACGGCACCGCGCCGAAGTACGCGGGCAAGGACCTGATAAACCCCTCCGCGGAGATACTGAGCGCCTCACTACTGATAGGAGAGTTCATGGGCTGGAGGGAGGTGAAGAGCATAGTAGAGTATGCCATTAGGAAGGCGGTGCAGAGCAAGAAGGTCACCCAGGACCTGGCCAGGCACATGCCCGGGGTCCAGCCGCTGAGGACAAGCGAGTACACGGAGACGCTGATAGCATACATAGACGAGGCGGACCTGAACGAGGTCCTCGCCGGGAAGAGGGGCTAGGAGGAAATATACCGCCTCTCCAGCAGCCTGGTTTAAAAACCATTCTCTCCAGCCAGGTCCTCAAAACGCCCGGGGCCCAGGCCCCCCGGCTCTACAGGGCGGGCGCCGGAGCCCCGGCGGCCGCGTAG from Aeropyrum pernix K1 encodes:
- a CDS encoding 2-dehydropantoate 2-reductase codes for the protein MQVRPGLGVGGVGAYCIVGLGGVGSLLAYYVYRGTGDTPIAVVRRRSQAMRLQAGLRLYGVVDAYVPLEPYVGTPPRGCRLSFISVKAYDAAAAVEAAAEFSEMVAVAGNGWGGYEKALDLGVDAAAIVVESGVASLEPGLARVAGLGRLIVGSRGGVSGAAFESFEILRRGGAPALLAGDIEAWRWLKAAANSAINLVTTILGSRNGFVVESREAWRLASRAASEVGLVASMLGYSLPEDPVEYTRLVALQTYDNESSTLQDLRRCRRSEAPYIAGRVVEEASRLGVGAPTVEALYSLLQALFALKCGSMERLNPTTPN
- a CDS encoding acyl-CoA thioesterase, with amino-acid sequence MPGAVHSLRGTVFWSETDAAQIAHFSTFFKICEWAEEDFFRRALGDEAFHGVLESNVMFPRVRAECTYHYPLHVHDDFRVDIVDVVIGVKSITYTFKVWNETHSTLSAECRLVTVAVDPRGFKSVEVPGYIRERLLEAGARRAESGGR
- a CDS encoding DUF211 domain-containing protein, with amino-acid sequence MPAPLRKVVLDVLKPIRGPSIIDVSREVAALPGIEGVNITVKEIDVETVTLTMTIEGSDIDYGSVEKKLEELGCIVHSIDQAVAGKKIVEQEEVEQGE
- a CDS encoding M67 family metallopeptidase; translated protein: MKASIGPLRQVLKLMALAHNEEAGLVIGARRGDTVYAYILYRTDNLKQSPEEFESDPWQVVQAHRAAEKLGLEVVGVYHTHTTCPPSPSGKDVEGMKRWPGVWLIACPGEVKAWTLEGETPVEIELEE
- a CDS encoding metallophosphoesterase, giving the protein MGVISDTHDNLALARRAGEIFARERVEAVIHLGDYVAPFTLAELLGVVGGKAVFYGVFGNNDGERLGLSRVAGGFGASLLDPPATVSIGGRRLLLLHGFGSPENTVELVDALASSGRWDAVLYGHTHKARVERVGGSLVLNPGDGGGSLEKPSAAILDLESMEARLVSLEG
- a CDS encoding DUF2283 domain-containing protein → MEGLKNLVVEDLSKLWIEYDRNTDTLYINFGEGEPDESVLIGDNVIANIREGRLISIIVTDFSRLAGL
- a CDS encoding HAD-IB family phosphatase, whose protein sequence is MARGIKLVIFDVDGVLVEVKSSWGYIHRRLGVEEEAMKVKEMFERGSIDYIEWMRLDTELWIRASGGRLHRSRLMEIVGEIPVRKEAFEAVRMLRRMGLRIGLVSSGIDLLVRRVAAEIGADAWASNRLLFDKNGFLQPGGSPLVGVDKRGAVTRMAYELGASLEEVAYVGDSRWDASAMSIVGLPIAYNDGGELDGVARARVDSLLDVPRVVAEWGRARAR
- a CDS encoding tRNA-intron endonuclease family protein — its product is MGKGEGEVAGCKAAARLGVEGVFVEECFDGSYCRNLERIGYLRKGRLEPLEAAYQASRGMLCMGETRGWAAAVEVIAGLGLSLDTALVYFDLRRKGRKPLVGVRRGTLVYEHGGRVYEVLVLSEGYPLKIGSLVEWSRGASMDNHSPIVAIVDRTGLITYYEARAVRSIQ
- the mtnA gene encoding S-methyl-5-thioribose-1-phosphate isomerase produces the protein MRDIDPSLRREIESLERFLKVKPLYFDFDEGVFVWLDTRLIPFREVYRRTSDYRRVARAIVDMEIRGAPAIGVAAAYALALAAAEAASRGGEGFIEALSEARREIESTRPTAYNLFWATARVYGAVSEAFRRSGVDAAVRAGLEEATRIYVEDVRGNVEIGRVGARLLESGDTVLTHCNTGALATAGFGTALGVIRYAWMEGKDIRVITTETRPVLQGARLNVWELRKEGIPFKLVVDSAVGLIMSRGMVSKAIVGADRIVSTGHTANKIGTYMVAMAASRHGVPFYVAAPASTFQPDAGPEAIVIEERSPDEVRGVISEAGYVRITLGDVEAYNPSFDVTPPELITAFITDRGVIEPPFDVNIRRTLED
- a CDS encoding ring-cleaving dioxygenase, whose product is MSSIMGLHHITALSADPQANIYFYTKVLGLRLVKVSVNQDEPNVYHFFYADYEGNPGSDLTFFPYPRLPRGVPGYGQAVRIIYTIHPDSVKYWIDRFKRFNVTLLGLEENSEGVRINFVDWDGLGLSLQASDRPSYVDVKPWSGGGVPKEHFPRGFYSVVIMVRDCHTSGYFLEDILGFEKADEGEEYAVYTIGGGGPGRVVELLCPREAAPGRLGAGTVHHVAFAVKDLRELAVHREKLVKRGYNVTPVIDRKWFTSIYFREPGGVLYEIATIGPGFTVDEPVERLGSRLVLPEWLEPYRGEIEASLPKVRLPSGSIVGGAEA
- a CDS encoding NADP-dependent isocitrate dehydrogenase; this encodes MASPPCTTEELSPPPGGSLVEYSGGSLRVPDNPVVAFIRGDGVGPEVVESALKVVDAAVKKVYGGSRRIVWWELLAGHLAREKCGELLPKATLEGIRLARVALKGPLETPVGTGYRSLNVAIRQALDLYANIRPVRYYGQPAPHKYADRVDMVIFRENTEDVYAGIEWPHDSPEAARIRRFLAEEFGISIREDAGIGVKPISRFATRRLMERALEWALRNGNTVVTIMHKGNIMKYTEGAFMRWAYEVALEKFREHVVTEQEVQEKYGGVRPEGKILVNDRIADNMLQQIITRPWDYQVIVAPNLNGDYISDAASALVGGIGMAAGMNMGDGIAVAEPVHGTAPKYAGKDLINPSAEILSASLLIGEFMGWREVKSIVEYAIRKAVQSKKVTQDLARHMPGVQPLRTSEYTETLIAYIDEADLNEVLAGKRG